CTAATAGATAAGTGGAAGGGACAGGAGGTACTTTGACTCTTTCAGATATGACTCTAAACATGCGGTTAAATAGCTATAACATATCATTTCTTCGTGATTTTTTATTAATTAGTTGTATTTCGGCAAATATCCAGACTGTTTTCGTCGCAGAAATAGGCAAAACCGCGCCGGAAATAGGGAAGTCTGCGATGAAAATATGGAAGTCTGTCATGAAATTAGGGAAGTCCGCCACGGAAATAGGTAAGTTTGCGGGAGAAATAGGACAACTCACGATGAAAATAGGGAAGTTGGCAAGAGAATTACCCAAATCCGCCGCAAAAACAGGTGAAATTATGGCTGAAGTGGAGAAGGTCATGAATTTGAATGACAGCATCTCTTGAGCAATTATTACCTTATAAGATAATAAAACTAAGAAGGCCCTTCGGGGTATTTCTTGTAGCCTTAATGTCTTTGTGCCATTTTTGACCCGATGAAAATACTGATGGTTTGTTTGAGAGATTTGGGAGGATGGAATGGAACCCAAGCGCATATATCATTCACCGTTAGTTTTATCTAAATGGAATATCAACAACAGAATAAGAAATTACCATTGATTAAAAGGACTATCCAATAGTTTGGGATACGGTGATATATTTGCCCTTATATTTTCTATGAATTTTCTTATCATTTCTGACAATCAAATTTTGCTTGAGCGGTTTGATGAATTACTGCTGACCAAAGATCTTTACGACTTATATCGGTGGGATTTTGCATGTAGCAAAAGCAATATAGCCTTACAGGAAGCAGGCATCATTCTGACGGAAGAATTGATGATGGTTGATGAAGAGCGAATGGAAAGAATTAGCCGAGACCTACGACCTCATTTTTTCTCTTCACTGCAAGCAGCTTTTTCCGGCGGAATTGGTTGGGTCGGTTAAGTGTATCAACGTTCATCCAGGACTCAATCCGTTTAACCGGGGTTGGTATCCGCAGGTGTTTTCTATATTGAACAAGAAAAAATCAGGCGCTACTATTCATGAGATTGATGAGCAATTAGACCACGGTCCCATCATAGCTCAGAAAGAAGTAGTGATTGAAAAGTGGGACACGTCACTAAGTGCCTATAATAAAATTCTGAATGCTGAGGTGGACCTACTGAATGAAAATCTGGAAAAAATTATTGAAGGAAATTATACTCCTTTCCGCCCCAAAGAAGAGGGGAATGTGAACTTGAAAAAGGACTTCAATGCTTTGCGCGAGATAGATCTGAATAAGCAAGTGAGTATGGAGGAGGCGATAGACTATTTGAGAGCCATGTCGCACGGAGAGTATAAGAACGCTTGGTTTCTCGATCCAACTTCCGGGAAAAAGGTTTACGTAAGTATAGATTTAGAAACACAGGAAGAAAGTTGATGGGTACACAGGTCAGTGTTTGTATCATCAGCTACAACCACGCAAAATATTTTAGAGAGACGATTGAAAGTGTATTGGTACAACGATGTAGTTTTGAATTTGAAATCATTGTTTGTGACGATCATTCTACAGATGGCACTGAAGAAATTATTAAGGAGTATGCCGCAAAATATCCGACACTGATTAAGGCCTATTATTCGGAGAATAATACTGGCATGCATCGAAATTGGGCAAGAGCATTGAAACTTTGTACTGGCAAATACATCGCCCTTCTGGAAAGCGATGATTACTGGAATGATTCGATGAAATTGCAGAAGCAATATGATATTTTAGAAAAGAATCCCGAAGTGGTGGCTTCGTTTACCGAAGCACATATCATTTACGAAAACAATGCGGACGGCTATCCTTGGTATGTTCAAGGCAAAAAAGAAATCTATACAAGAGAAGACATCATTATAAACAATCTCATGCCGACCTGTACGGTTCTGATGCGCAATAACATCTCGGACAATTTTTTCCCTCCGACTTATTATAAAAGCCCCTTTGCAGATTGGATGATTCACTTCCAAAGTTCATTGTTTGGCAATTTTCATTTTTTGAATGAACCTACCTCTACCTATCGAGTTCATAGCAAAGGAGTTTGGGGAGGTATTGATGAAGAAAAGCAATTGCTAAACCGATTGAAGGCGAATGATTGTATGTATAAAACAGCGACAGCGCCGGATATTCGAAAAAGCATCCGTGAGGCAAGAATTAGCTGGCTACAAAAGATTTGTCATCATTATAAATGCCGCTCGAAATATCTCCAATATGCTAAATTTAGGATTGAACTTTTATTAAACTAAAATGGGAAAGGGAATTTCTGTCATAGTATGTTGTTATAACAGCGCCAAACGCTTGCCTGAAACTTTGGGCCATTTAATAAGGCAAAAGATAAATGGTATTGACTGGGAGATTATAGTGGTGGATAATGCATCCACTGACTCAACAGCAGAAGTCGCTAAGAAAATATTATCCGATACCGCTCCATCTGTAAACTATAAAGTTATCGGCGAGCCAGAACCCGGGTTAATCAATGCAAGAAATAGAGGTTTTGCAAATTCAAGTTTTGAATTTGTTCTTTTTTGTGATGATGACAACTGGTTATCGGAAACATACCTGCAAACTGCTTTTAACCTGATGAGCAGCAATCTTAATATGGGGATATTGGGTGGTTGCGGCGAGGCAGTGTTTGAAGAATCGAAACCCGATTGGTTTGATGATTGTCAAATCAATTTTGCTGTAGGAGACCAAGCCCCCGAACAATTAAATATAGACTTACTTAAACTGGAACATGTTTATGGGGCTGGTTTTATGATTCGCCGCCGATTGTTTGATGAACTGGAAACTGGAAATTTCAAAAGCCTTTTATCCGGAAGAAAAGGTAATCAGCTTATTTCTGGTGAGGACAGCGAGCTATGTTGGGTAGCACAACAGTTAGGTTATGAAATCTGGTATTATAGGAAGTTGCATTTTAAACACCTGATGACAAAAGGAAGAATGAAGTGGAGCTATATTAAGAAACTATATTTTGGATTTGGAAGAGCGAATATTTATACGCAAGCATATTATCATTTCAATGCGAACAAGGGGCTGCCAAATTTTGATTTAAGGTTGCCGTTTTGGTTAGATACTTATGTTCACAAATTGAAAGTACTACTTCTGTTTTTGCCAAGGGTGCTGTTTCACTTTAGGGAGGTTGGGAACAAAAATGTATTGAAATTCTATGGCATGCGTGGAGAGCTATATGAATTGTGGAATCTTAAAGAAAAATACAATGAGGTGTTTCTTAATATCATGAAAATGAAGCAAAAGTTAGCCTCCATGAAAAGAACTGTATAGGATGAGCGACGTTTACTTTTCAATAATTACTCCCACTTACAACAGGGCTCATCTGATTGGAAGGACAATAGAATCGGTCATCCAACAATCGTTTACCGACTGGGAACTTATTATTATAGATGATGGGAGTACAGATAACACCAAAGAAGTGGTGTCTAAATATGTAGATACCCGATTGAAATATTTCTGGCAGGAAAATCTTGAGCGCAGCGCTGCACGGAATAATGGAATCGAAAAGGCAACAGGTGAGTTTATTTGTTTTTTAGATAGTGATGATATCTGGCGAAGTCATCACCTAGAAACGCTCAATCAGGCAATTGGTCAAAACCAGAATAAACCTGGGCTCTATTTCACAGGAATGTGCTGGAATTTTCCGGATAGAAAACAGGATGTAGTTTTTGAAAACCCTAAAGGGGAAAACCCCGTTGAATATGTAATAACTAATCAGATAGGAGTACCATGTACGTGCATCAATCGCGTGATATTTGATAAATACAAATTCAACACAACACTAAAAATAAATGAGGATGTAGAGTTGTTTGCAAGAATTGTATCAGAGTATCCTTTAATGCAAATTCCGATAGTTACTGTAGATGTATTAATTCATGGGGAGAATACGAAAGCTCAGGAGCAAGATTATATTACTCCACAAATAATTGCCACCAGATTAATCTTTAATAATGATTCTTTGAAAAATAGAATTTCAGTTTCGTTTAAGAGAAATCGATTATGCAATTTACGACATCAATTAATTAATCACTACTATAATACAGGGCTATACTATAAAATGAATTTAGAGATTATACGCTTTCTGATTTTATATCCACTTGATCCTCGAAACAAATCGAAACTGGTTTTGCTACTTTACCATTTGCCGGGAGGAAACATTTTGAAAAGCATTATTCGAAAACTAAAATGACGGAAGCACAAATTCCTGCGATTACGGTTTTGATGCCCGTATATAATGCCGCAGCTTTTGTAGGAGAAGCTATTGAAAGCATTTTGTGTCAAACATTTACCGATTTCGAGTTTTTGATTATCAACGATGGCTCCACAGATGATTCGGAAAAGATAATTTTTGGTTATCAAGATTCTCGTATCCGGTATATAAAAAATGAGAGTAATCTGCGCCTGATTGCTACACTGAATAAGGGTATCGAACTGGCTAGGGGGAAATATATTGCCAGAATGGATGCCGATGATATAAGTTTACTAGAGCGGCTACAAATTCAATTTGATTTCATGGAGCGGCATCCGGAAGTAGTGCTCTGCGGTTCATGGTACGAGGCTGTCGGATTGAAATCTCAACTGGTGAAATATGTAGGCGGCCATCAACAAATTATGTTGAAAATGCTTTATCAATGCCATCTCTGTCATCCAACTGTTGTATTTCGCAAGAAGGTAGTGGATAGTTTCCAGCAAAAATTTGATCGGTCTTACTTGCACGCAGAAGATTATGAGTTTTTTACACGGATTGGCGAAACACATCAATTGGATAATATCCAACAGGTACTATTAAAATACCGCCATCATGTAAGCAGCGTGTCGAGTAGTAATCGTCAAATTCAATTTGATAATAGTACGCGGATTAAAAAGCATTTGTTCAGCAGGCTTGGCATGCGTGTAAGCAATCGGCAATTGGAGGTTTTTAGAAAAATTGCAGAGCACAACTATGAAAAATCAATGGATTTTGTAGTGGAGTCTAGAGAGTTATTAGAAGATATGTTTCAAGGCAATGAGAGGAGTTGCTTTTTTGATTCTATATTTTTTAAGAGAGCCATGGCCAGTTATTGGTTCCATGTTTGCTACAATTCAACAAATATGGGCTTTCCGGTTATACAGGCTTATTCTAATTCAGTAATAAGGCAATATTTTAATCCAGGCTGGCTTTACAAATTTAAATTCTTTATCAAGGCGCTTTTCAAAATATGAGCGAGCTTCCTTTTTTTAGCATTATTATCCCGACCTACAATCGGGCAGACTTGATTGGCAAAGCCATTCAAAGTATTGTGACACAAACCTATTCAGACTGGGAATTGATTGTTATTGATGATGGCTCAAAAGATAATACCAAGGATGTTGTTGTTGGATTTAATGATCCTCGGATTAAATATGTATGGCAACAGAACCAGGAACGTTGTGAAGCTAGAAATAACGGTATTAAATTAGCTCAGGGAAAGTATATCTGCTTTTTGGACAGTGATGATTATTATTTGTCCGATCGCCTTCAGTTGTTGTTTGATGAATTATCAATCCGCAAGTTTCCCGTGGAGTTATTTTTCACACCACTGATTCATGAAAAAAATGGTCATTTCAGTCAAATTGAACCGAAAGAAATTTCAGCACAAACTGTTTTTGACGACATAGCACAGTCCGTCATTCACAGCCAGCAGGTGTGTGCGGCCAGAGTCATTTTCAAGGAGTTTCTGTTTGATATCCAATTCCACATTGGAGAGGACATGGAACTGTGGCTGCGCATTGCCCGAAAGTATAACATCACCCTACTAAAAGCCCAACACTCCATTGTGGTTGTAGATCATGAGAACCGTTCGGTTAACTATAAACTCAATAATAGTTATGCGGAACAATTGAAAACACTACGACATATCTTTTCTCCGGAACATTCAGGAAAGGTCGTTTCCAAAAGTATTCAAAACCAGTTAATTGGAAACTGCTATTTTGGAATTGCCCGATTTTATATCTATGACGGGCAACGGTTCCGTGCGTTATGGTGGATGTTTCGTTCTGTTTTTGCTGACTTACAATCTATTCAACAAAAATTCAGGATTAACATATTGTTAAAATTACTCTTTCTCTATCCGATTAAAACCGTTGAAACCCTAATTCATTATTGAACTGAGAGAAATATGAAAATCCTACACGTTATACCATCGCTGAATAAAGGAGGGGCAGAAAGGCTAGCTGTGAATATTAGCACTGAACTAGGGCACCGCCCGGGAGTAGATATTAAATTGGTCACCTTTAGAAAAGACAATGCTTATTTGGGTTTGATCGGTGACGTGGATGCCCAAACTATCCCTGCCTTTGTTATTCCTTCTCTAACTGGCAAAGGAAGGGTGGATGTACACTCATGGATTCGGCTTCTGGATGAATTCAAGCCAGATGTCATTCACTCCCATCTGTTTGAGTCGGAGATGGTGACCCGCTATACACTTCGACCCGGAACAGTTTATGTGACGCATTGTCATGACAACATGGCCCAGTTAAAAAGTTTCTCTTGTAATACGCTTTTCAACAAAACGGCACTGACAAACTTTTATGAACGGAGGCTTATCTTGAAACAATACGAGAAATGCAACAACCATTTTGTGGCTATTTCAAAGGACAATTTCGATTTTATTCGAAGTGTACTTCCTGATTCGTTGAAACAAAATGTGCTTCTAATGCACAATGCCATTCATTTTAAAAAGTTCAATGTAGCGGATAGAGAGAGAAATCGGGCAGAAATTAGGATGGTGAACACCGGGAGGTTCGTCTCGTGGAAAAACCAGATTTTTCTAGTAGAAATTCTCAAACTGCTTCGGGATAGGGGAGTAATTGCAACAATTACTTTTCTCGGCGATGGAGCTGAACTGGCGTTGGTAAAGGCAAAGGTTATCGAATATGGATTGCAAAATCAAATCGAGTTTACTGGGAATGTAGAGCATGTAGAAGCCTATTTGCGCAACGCGAACTTGTATGTTCATACCGCATACATTGAACCTTTTGGCTTGGCATTAGTAGAGGCGATGGCTGCAGGCCTTCCGGTAATTGCGCTTGATGGAGGTGGAAACCGGGATCTGATTCAAGAAGGAGTGAATGGGTACTGCATAAAAAAACAAGAGGCTGATTTATTTGCAGATAAAATAATTGGTTTAATGCGTAACGAAACTTTATATCACACTATGAGTCGTAATGCGGTAGCGTTTGCTAAAGGTTTTGATATGCCAGCTTATGTTGATCGTTTGCTAGAAATGTATCAGCAATGGGTTCGGGAAAATAATCAGAGTATCAAGGCTGATTCGACGAAGGCGGGATAATTTATTTCGGCATTAAAGTTTTGATCCCAAATATGGAAAGCTGAATCCCGCATTTGCTGTTTGGCATTTTCAGGAAGTAGCGCATATTTTTCAATGGTAAAGGCAATGTCCGCCGGACTACAATTTCTAGAAAGAAGAAACCCATTTTCTCCTTCACGGATGATTTCAGAAACACCGCCCACATTAGTTGCAATAGTAGGAATGCCGAAAGAATTGGCCTCCATGATAGAAACTGGCAGGCCTTCAGTTTCGCTAACATTGATGAAGACGTCTATTTTTTCTCTTGCGTAATAATTCAGCAAGTCCTTATTATCGATATGCCCATCCATTCGGAATGAAATATTTGGCAGGCTTTCTAATTTTTCTTTAGCCAATGATTCCATTTGGATTTTCAGTTTGCCATCGCCGACATGCTCCCATTCTATTTCGATATTCTTTATCAGAGTTAGGGATTCTATAATTAGATGGATTCTTTTAAGCGGAATGACGCTGGAGCAACTGACTAATTTTATTTTTACCGTATTCGGTTGCGAGCGATTCGCATTAGGATTGAAAGTGCCCAATCGGGACAGCTTTAATTTATCTGAAAATTGTTGACCGGTTATATTGTCGAGATAATTCTTTCCTGCTTCAGAAATACTGAAACAAGCATTTGCGTGGGTAAGAATATATTTTCTAAAAGGCAAATAGGGTGGATGATGCCTTTCAAAATATAAATCCCATCCGTGAGCGCGACAGAAAAACTTCACCTTAGGATGTTGACGCTTAAACATGCCCATGCCGATAGCCAGATCTTTCATCCAATAAGAATATAGGTAGAGCTGTTTTTCATCTAGAGAATATTCACGCAATAGTTTTTTGATTAAATCATTCATTTCGAATGCTTTAGCGTAACCGCCCAAAAGGATGGAAACGATAGTCTTGCTAAGCGGCAGTTTTCTTTCGCTTTGGATGAAATGAAGTTCTTCGCGAACATCCTTACTGAATATGCTGCATAAAACCAATGCTTTGTTTTTGAGCGAGGCATCATAGGGAATGCGAATGGTTTTGACGTGAGGTGGAAGGGGCCGGGGCGAAGCACCGCTGATACTGGTGGTGATGATGAAAATCTGCTCAAACTTTGCCGCGAGGAAGGGAAACTCATTTTCTACAAACACTTCGCTCTGGCCAAAGGGGAAATCAGAGGTAAGCAAAAGAAGCGTCTTCATATTTCAATGTGCTAAAATACTAAACCTCTCTCCTTACTTAAATGTGCTCGTATTCCAGAAAAAAGCTGGTTTGAGGTTTGATTTCAAGATATAAACAAGAAAGACCGGACAAGCCGGTCTTTCTTGCAAAATTATTCTCTCTCCGAATTAGTCCAAAATCTTTCCGGTCTTTTTAGAAAATCGTACGGTCTTACCTTTTTCCTCTTTCCTTCCAATGCGAGTAGCTTTGCCTTCGCTCATCAACTGAACATTGGAAATATGAATAGATCCAGGGGTTTTAACGATCCCACCCTGAGGATTTTTAGCATTAGGCTTCGTATGCTTGCTGTTAAGGTTCACGCCATCCACAAACACACGGGAGTTCTTGCGGTCCACGTCAATAACACGTCCTTTTTTCCCCTTGTCATCACCGGCGGTAATGATTACTTCGTCATTCTTTTTTACATGAAATTTCATGGCTCTATATTTTCTTTATCTTGGAATTATAATACTTCAGGTGCCAGAGAAACAATCTTCATAAATTGCTTGTCGCGTAGTTCGCGTGCAACTGGACCGAAGATACGCGTACCGCGTGGTTCATCCTGTGGAGTTAACAATACTACGGCGTTGTCATCAAAACGTATATAAGAACCGTCCTTGCGACGGGTAGCGCAAGTTGATCTTACTACGACGGCAGGAGAAACGCTTCCTTTCTTTACGCCACCGGTGGGTAAGGCTTTCTTAATGGTAACAATGACTTTATCACCGATGCGGGCATATCTTCTCTTAGTTCCTCCTAACACACGGATAACCAAAACTTCCTTTGCTCCGCTATTGTCTGCCACGTTGGCTCTTGATTCCTGCTGTAACATTTTTTATTGTTTTGAATTTTAAATGATGGAAGTTAAATGAAATAGTATTACTTAGCTCTTTCCAGCACTTCCACTAACCTCCAGCGCTTGGTTCTGCTATAAGGACGTGTTTCGCTGATTTTCACGGTATCACCAGTCTTGGCATCATTCTTTTCGTCATGAGCCTTAAACTTCTTGGTAGTCTTCACAAACTTTCCGTAGATAGGGTGCTTTACCTTTCTTTCGATAGTAACCGTGATAGTCTTTTCCATTTTATCGCTGGTTACCAGACCAACCCTTTCTTTCCTGAGATTCCTTTCCATAATTGATTAGGCTTTATTATTCTTTTTACGATTTGTTTGTTCCGTGAGCAGGCGGGCAATATTTCTTCTCTTCGCTCGAACGCTCAATGGATTATCTAAAGAAGAAACGGCATGGCCGAATTTCATCTTTTGTAAATCGGCTTGTTCTGTCTTTATTTTTGCATCGAGATCTTCGCCGACATACTGCCGGATATCTTCCTGATTTATCTTCTTATTAGCTCCCATTTTATTTCAGATTTACTGTTGAATTAACCTTCCACCGCGTCACGACGGGTGATGAATTTAGTCTTAACACTCATTTTATGAGCAGCCAAAGTCATTGCTTCGAGTGCTATATTGCGTGGAACGCCGTCCACTTCAAATATGATTCTACCTGCCTGAATGGGCGCCTCCCAACCTTCCGGGTTACCTTTACCTTTACCCATCCGCACTTCTAAAGGCTTCTTGGTGATGGGTTTGTCCGGGAAAATGCGAATCCAAACTTTTCCTTCACGTTTCATGAAGCGGGTGAATGCCACACGAGCCGCTTCAATTTGCTTATTGCTGATTTTGCCGCTTTCTAATGACTTCAAAGCATAGGTGCCAAAAGCAATCTCATGACCGCGCTGGGTGGTTTCTGCCACTCTGCCCTTCTGGGTTTTTCTGAATTTCGTCCGTTTAGGTAATAACATGACTTGGTATTTTTACTTGAGTATTAAACTATCTTCTGTCGCCTCTTTCTCCACGGGTGATTCTTCCCTTTGGTTGGCGTTTTTCTTCTTTTGGTTCCCCGGAAAAATAATCTACCAGATTTTTCTTTCCATATACTTCCCCTTTACAGACCCAAACCTTGATACCGATTTTTCCATAGACCGTCTGGGCCTCTGTGATACTGTAATCAATATCTGCTCTCCAAGTGTGAAGGGGAGTTCTTCCTTGTTTATATTCTTCACTCCGGGCAATTTCTGCACCACCAATACGACCCGATACACGAATCTTGATTCCTTCTGCACCCATACGCATAGCAGAAGCAATCGCCATTTTTACCGCACGACGGTAATTGATACGCGCCTCTAACTGCTTGGCAACGGTTTCACCAACAATAGCTGATTCCATCTCAGGGCGACGAATTTCAACGATATTGATTTGTACATCTTTGCTTGTTAACTTTTTCAACTCTTCTTTCAAACGATCCACTTCGCCGCCACCCCTTCCGATGATGATGCCCGGGCGGCTGGTGTGAATAGCGACAGTCACTCTCTTCATGGTCCTTTCAATCACAATACGAGAAATACCCCCCTTTTGTATACGGGCATTAATGTATTTGCGGATTTTCTCGTCTTCTACGAGTCTGGTAGCAGCGTCTTTTCCGGCGTACCAGTTGCTTTCCCAGCCACGGATGATGCCGAGGCGATTGGATATAGGACTTGTCTTGTGACCCATCTATATTTCTTATTTAATGATTCGTTTTTTTGAAAAATGGAGCGCAAAGATAGATTTTGCCCACATAGTTGCAAATGTTTGTGATAATATTTTCTGCTCCTTTGGTGATATGTGGGGATTTGGGGCTGCTGTTAGGTTCTTTTTATGAATTTTCTGAAAGTATTTGCCCGATAAACGACAAATAATGACAAATATTAACCAAGTATAAAAATTGTCGGCTTATCTTCGCGGCCTTTAATTTTAACACTATGAACAAACAGATTACTTCTCTCTTTACAATGCTTTTCTTTCTTTTCATCACCTCTTCGGCTCAGATAAACGATACGGTTCCTGACCAATTTGCCAATATTGATGGAATAAAAATACACTATAAAATATATGGTAAAGGAGACCCGCTCATTCTCCTTCATGGCTCGTTGGAAAGCATGAAAGACTGGGCCAAGCAAGTGCCTGAATTTTCCCGACACTATCAGGTGATAACAGTGGATAACCGAGGTCATGGTATGAGTACCTTCGAGGATCGTAAGATGGATTACGCACTCCTCTCAGAAGATGTCCTCAAATTAATGAGTGAATTGAAGATTGACAGCGCTCATATTGTAGGTTTCGGTGACGGAGGAATTATGGGGCTTTACCTCGCTATTAACCATCCGGAGAAAGTACGCAAACTAGTAGCGATAGGCGCCAATTATAAAGTAGATACTACGGCCGTTTACGGGCAAATACTTAATAAAGTAAAGGCCTGGGACAATGAAAAAATGTATCAGTTTGTAAAAAATAATTTCAAAGGATACCAAAACTTTAGTCAGATCACCCAATTTACTCAGCGCATGAAAACCATGCTGTTGACCGAGCCGAATTTGACATTAAATAACTTGAGGGAGATAAAATGCCCGGTGTTATTTATAGCCGGTGATCATGACATCATCAAGCTAACGCATACGGATGAAATGTTTGAAAACGTAAAATACGGTAACCTGCTTATTGTTCCTGGAACAAAGCACTATCCTCAAAAGGAAAAACCGCAGTTAGTTAATACTGCTATTCAGGATTTCCTGAATAAAAGGTTTGTGAGTTTAAGTCGCTTTTAATAAGATGATGAAAGGATACCCAAAAAAAAAGCCCGCAGGTCTTCAGACCTGCGGGCTTGTATGTTTAAAGAGTTGACTGGTTACTTCACATTTCCGATAAACACTCTCTTGGTAGTAGTAACCCCTTCGTTCTTCACTTTTACAATCAAGTAAGCAGCTTCCAGATTTGGAATCTCCTTAGAGTAGATAGAAGAGCGACCGAATTGCTCGCTGCTGATTAGTTGACCGATGATATTGTAGAGATCAATCTCTGCCTCCACCTTGGTTTGACCACCGAAGTCAATAAACACGCGGTTGTCAGCACTCCAGATATTCAGCTTCTTGCTCGTGTTGTTTGCCAAGCCTGTAGCTTCTCTCGAAGTAATAGTGATGGTCTGAGACGTAACAGACTTACAACCTGCTTCGTTCAGCACGGTCAACGAAACCGTGTAAACACCCTCGCTGGTGTAACGGTGAGTAGCATCAGTGGTGCTGGCATTGCTTCCATCGCCAAAGTTCCATTCAGT
This portion of the Bacteroidota bacterium genome encodes:
- the rplN gene encoding 50S ribosomal protein L14; this encodes MLQQESRANVADNSGAKEVLVIRVLGGTKRRYARIGDKVIVTIKKALPTGGVKKGSVSPAVVVRSTCATRRKDGSYIRFDDNAVVLLTPQDEPRGTRIFGPVARELRDKQFMKIVSLAPEVL
- the rpsQ gene encoding 30S ribosomal protein S17; its protein translation is MERNLRKERVGLVTSDKMEKTITVTIERKVKHPIYGKFVKTTKKFKAHDEKNDAKTGDTVKISETRPYSRTKRWRLVEVLERAK
- the rpmC gene encoding 50S ribosomal protein L29 encodes the protein MGANKKINQEDIRQYVGEDLDAKIKTEQADLQKMKFGHAVSSLDNPLSVRAKRRNIARLLTEQTNRKKNNKA
- the rplP gene encoding 50S ribosomal protein L16; the protein is MLLPKRTKFRKTQKGRVAETTQRGHEIAFGTYALKSLESGKISNKQIEAARVAFTRFMKREGKVWIRIFPDKPITKKPLEVRMGKGKGNPEGWEAPIQAGRIIFEVDGVPRNIALEAMTLAAHKMSVKTKFITRRDAVEG
- the rpsC gene encoding 30S ribosomal protein S3, translating into MGHKTSPISNRLGIIRGWESNWYAGKDAATRLVEDEKIRKYINARIQKGGISRIVIERTMKRVTVAIHTSRPGIIIGRGGGEVDRLKEELKKLTSKDVQINIVEIRRPEMESAIVGETVAKQLEARINYRRAVKMAIASAMRMGAEGIKIRVSGRIGGAEIARSEEYKQGRTPLHTWRADIDYSITEAQTVYGKIGIKVWVCKGEVYGKKNLVDYFSGEPKEEKRQPKGRITRGERGDRR
- a CDS encoding alpha/beta hydrolase → MNKQITSLFTMLFFLFITSSAQINDTVPDQFANIDGIKIHYKIYGKGDPLILLHGSLESMKDWAKQVPEFSRHYQVITVDNRGHGMSTFEDRKMDYALLSEDVLKLMSELKIDSAHIVGFGDGGIMGLYLAINHPEKVRKLVAIGANYKVDTTAVYGQILNKVKAWDNEKMYQFVKNNFKGYQNFSQITQFTQRMKTMLLTEPNLTLNNLREIKCPVLFIAGDHDIIKLTHTDEMFENVKYGNLLIVPGTKHYPQKEKPQLVNTAIQDFLNKRFVSLSRF